One stretch of Streptomyces agglomeratus DNA includes these proteins:
- a CDS encoding DUF4417 domain-containing protein, giving the protein MTSVSLPIPTVGVPLPGRGCDCNSCAFYAGPDGRGGPATVEPLCTGQNSDCRFCGCSAAEADAPANACVTRKCPIRCGSRTDIAGWMADVGGTLTFDDISVDSTLPAGLPSFIPMTDGSAVTKLDASLNWPAYGVGLRRVFSPDTHTLYKRFTEQTARQALSLGDHQKAVLVGYGEDPLVEAFWTRRGRDRLVERIAEQEWDLVLSCNYSIYGDWPRTEHLLNMRRSLMLAQEFAEAGVNVVPNVYWFRLEDLQRYLSWIEDTQPAGIAINVQTVRDNADWDSWERPGLHFLAENLPEDMPVILTGLSRANRIAEMAQIFGPRLTLISQNPHQYALHGAIMTANGREDVHARSEDAFAATVQYMASLLPSR; this is encoded by the coding sequence ATGACCAGTGTCTCCCTGCCCATCCCGACCGTCGGCGTGCCTCTTCCGGGTCGCGGCTGCGACTGCAACAGCTGCGCCTTCTACGCCGGTCCCGACGGCCGGGGCGGCCCGGCGACCGTCGAGCCCTTGTGCACTGGCCAGAACTCGGACTGCCGGTTCTGCGGGTGCTCGGCAGCCGAGGCCGACGCACCGGCGAACGCGTGCGTGACCCGCAAGTGCCCGATCCGGTGCGGGAGCCGGACCGACATAGCCGGGTGGATGGCGGATGTCGGCGGCACCCTGACCTTCGACGACATCAGCGTCGACAGCACGCTGCCCGCTGGCCTGCCGTCCTTTATCCCCATGACGGACGGCTCCGCGGTCACCAAGCTCGACGCCAGCCTGAACTGGCCGGCCTACGGAGTCGGTCTGCGGCGCGTGTTCTCGCCCGACACCCACACGCTCTACAAGCGCTTCACCGAGCAGACCGCCCGCCAGGCCCTCTCTCTCGGGGACCACCAGAAGGCTGTGCTGGTCGGCTACGGCGAGGACCCGCTCGTCGAGGCCTTCTGGACTCGCCGCGGCCGCGACAGGCTCGTCGAGAGGATCGCGGAGCAGGAATGGGACCTTGTCCTGTCGTGCAACTACAGCATCTACGGGGACTGGCCGCGCACCGAGCACCTGCTCAACATGCGCCGTAGCCTGATGCTCGCCCAGGAGTTCGCCGAGGCCGGCGTCAACGTCGTGCCGAACGTGTACTGGTTCCGGCTCGAAGACCTCCAGCGCTACCTCTCCTGGATCGAGGACACCCAGCCGGCCGGCATCGCCATCAACGTGCAGACCGTCCGCGACAACGCCGACTGGGACAGCTGGGAGCGGCCCGGCCTGCACTTCCTCGCCGAGAATCTCCCCGAGGACATGCCGGTCATCCTCACCGGCCTGTCTCGGGCCAACCGCATCGCCGAGATGGCTCAGATCTTCGGCCCCCGGCTGACCCTGATCTCGCAGAACCCGCACCAGTACGCCCTGCACGGCGCGATCATGACCGCCAACGGCCGCGAGGACGTCCACGCCCGGAGCGAGGACGCTTTCGCCGCCACGGTCCAGTACATGGCCTCGCTCCTGCCCAGTCGCTGA